The proteins below come from a single Fusobacterium nucleatum genomic window:
- a CDS encoding efflux RND transporter permease subunit, which produces MKLIKIAIKRTIVTTMISISLLILGIFAMRSMRTELLPDIEYPVVKIITHWSGASAEDVEKQITNKIERILPNVEGIENISSESSYENSSISVEFNYGVNIQDKVTEIQREVFQIKNDLPNSAKNPIIKKTEVGAGAITLFLTFVSPDKKALFSYLENYVKPNLETISGVAEVSILGGTKKQLQIQIEPTKLASYNLTPMDIYQLIRKSSMVIPLGSLMNGREEYIIQALGELESVEEYENILLHSNGDTLRLKDIANVVLTEEDPLNLGFNRGKPATTIAISKSSDGSTIEINEKIMKAVKNMEETMPSNISYFKVFDSSESIKKSINTVGKSALQGLILASLFLWIFFKNKKMTLIVSFAFPLAISTTFILMKGIHSTFNLISLMGLAIGVGMLTDNSVVVIDNIYNHIQEEKNSIEAAFIGTNQVFSSVLASTMTSIIVFLPIIFTKGIFKEMFQDMVWAIIFSNVAALLVSVTFIPMLASKFMKKNIIQTEGKYFSKIQRKYQRFLSISLKHKKKTVLISLLFAFLIFGIGGKFVKFGFLTKQDYGYYSVIAEFQNGSDFEKIQELRNEIETIIKKEPHTKSYFSIIQKRNGTISVNVDVGFKEKRKESIFEIVKKVRKEVEKIPDIRTTFFYEYAKGKPKKDIEFQIVGTDLETIQILARQIYKDVLKIKGVTDISSTLDSGGKKLEIIFKRDKIQSLNMSIKQIEETISYYLLGGDRANTITIKSGNEEIEVLVRLSKDNRKSIKQLENLKIKVTDNSFINLSEIADIRKVENQLSIDKINRFYSVSIYVNDGGIGTQKIQEELVKIFSEKNKDSSIQYRWGGDAEKMQRAMKELMLTFLIAIFLIYALLASQFESFLFPFLVMGSIPFSLVGVIIGFLITQHTLDAVAMVGIILLIGIVVNNAIVLLDFIQQEEKESKNKKEAIEKACNLRLRPILLTSLTTIVGMIPLSLGIGDGSEVYQGLGISIIFGMSFSTLLTLIFVPTTYYMLTSIFSKKL; this is translated from the coding sequence ATGAAATTAATTAAAATAGCTATTAAAAGAACTATTGTAACAACAATGATTTCTATTTCTTTATTAATTCTTGGAATTTTTGCTATGAGAAGTATGAGAACTGAATTATTACCTGATATAGAATATCCTGTTGTAAAAATTATAACTCATTGGTCTGGAGCTTCTGCTGAAGATGTTGAAAAACAAATTACCAATAAGATAGAAAGGATTTTACCTAATGTGGAAGGAATTGAAAATATTTCTTCTGAATCTAGTTATGAGAATTCAAGTATTTCAGTTGAATTTAATTATGGAGTCAATATTCAAGATAAGGTTACAGAAATCCAAAGAGAAGTTTTTCAAATAAAAAATGATTTACCTAATTCTGCAAAAAATCCTATTATAAAAAAGACAGAAGTTGGAGCAGGAGCTATTACTTTATTTTTAACATTTGTTTCTCCTGATAAAAAGGCACTTTTTTCTTATTTAGAAAATTATGTAAAACCAAATTTAGAAACTATTTCAGGTGTTGCAGAGGTTAGTATTTTAGGGGGAACAAAAAAACAATTACAAATTCAGATAGAACCAACAAAATTAGCAAGTTACAATTTAACTCCAATGGATATTTATCAACTTATTAGAAAATCCTCTATGGTAATTCCCTTAGGAAGTTTAATGAATGGAAGAGAAGAATATATAATTCAAGCCTTAGGAGAATTAGAAAGTGTAGAAGAATATGAAAATATATTACTTCATTCTAATGGAGATACACTAAGATTAAAAGATATTGCTAATGTTGTATTAACAGAAGAAGATCCACTTAATTTAGGATTTAATAGAGGAAAACCTGCTACTACAATTGCTATTTCAAAATCTTCTGATGGTAGTACCATAGAAATAAATGAAAAAATTATGAAAGCTGTTAAAAATATGGAAGAAACTATGCCCTCTAACATTAGTTACTTTAAAGTATTTGATTCTTCTGAAAGTATAAAAAAATCTATTAATACTGTTGGAAAAAGTGCATTACAGGGATTAATTTTAGCAAGTTTATTTTTATGGATATTTTTTAAAAATAAAAAGATGACTTTAATTGTCAGTTTTGCATTTCCTCTTGCAATTTCTACTACTTTTATTTTAATGAAAGGAATACATTCTACATTTAATCTAATTTCTTTAATGGGACTTGCCATAGGTGTCGGAATGTTAACTGATAATTCAGTTGTGGTTATTGATAATATTTATAATCATATACAAGAAGAAAAAAATTCAATAGAAGCTGCTTTTATAGGAACAAATCAGGTATTTTCTTCTGTACTTGCCTCTACTATGACATCAATTATTGTATTTTTACCAATTATTTTTACAAAAGGAATATTTAAAGAAATGTTTCAAGATATGGTATGGGCTATTATTTTTTCAAATGTAGCAGCACTTTTAGTTTCTGTCACTTTTATTCCAATGTTAGCAAGTAAATTTATGAAGAAAAATATAATTCAAACAGAGGGAAAATATTTTTCTAAAATTCAAAGAAAATATCAAAGGTTTCTTAGTATATCTTTAAAACATAAGAAAAAAACTGTTTTAATTTCTTTACTTTTTGCTTTTTTAATTTTTGGAATAGGAGGAAAATTTGTAAAGTTTGGCTTTTTAACAAAACAAGACTATGGTTACTACTCTGTTATTGCAGAATTTCAAAATGGAAGTGACTTTGAAAAAATACAAGAGCTTAGAAATGAGATTGAAACTATTATAAAAAAGGAACCTCATACAAAAAGTTACTTTTCAATTATTCAAAAAAGAAATGGAACTATTTCTGTGAATGTAGATGTTGGTTTTAAAGAAAAAAGAAAAGAAAGTATTTTTGAAATTGTAAAAAAAGTCCGTAAAGAAGTTGAAAAAATACCTGATATACGAACTACATTTTTTTATGAGTATGCCAAGGGAAAACCTAAAAAAGATATAGAATTTCAAATAGTAGGAACTGATTTAGAAACTATACAAATATTGGCTAGACAAATATATAAAGATGTTTTAAAAATAAAAGGAGTTACTGATATCAGCTCAACTTTGGATTCTGGTGGGAAAAAACTTGAAATTATATTTAAAAGAGATAAGATACAGTCTTTAAATATGTCAATAAAACAAATAGAAGAAACAATTAGTTATTATTTATTAGGAGGAGATAGAGCAAATACAATCACTATAAAATCTGGAAATGAGGAAATAGAAGTTTTAGTTCGTCTTTCAAAAGATAATAGAAAATCTATAAAACAATTAGAAAATTTAAAAATTAAAGTTACAGATAATTCATTTATAAATTTAAGTGAAATTGCAGATATTAGAAAAGTAGAAAATCAACTTAGTATTGATAAAATTAACAGATTTTATAGTGTAAGTATTTATGTAAATGATGGAGGTATAGGAACACAAAAAATTCAAGAAGAATTAGTAAAAATATTTTCTGAAAAAAATAAAGATTCTTCTATTCAATATCGTTGGGGAGGAGATGCAGAAAAAATGCAAAGAGCAATGAAAGAGTTAATGCTAACTTTTCTTATTGCAATCTTTTTAATTTATGCTTTATTAGCTTCACAATTTGAAAGTTTTTTATTTCCATTTTTGGTTATGGGAAGTATTCCTTTTTCTTTGGTAGGAGTTATTATTGGATTTTTAATAACTCAACATACCTTAGATGCAGTTGCTATGGTTGGAATAATTCTTTTAATAGGTATTGTGGTAAACAATGCTATTGTATTATTAGATTTTATACAACAAGAAGAAAAAGAAAGTAAAAATAAAAAAGAAGCCATAGAAAAGGCTTGTAATCTTAGATTGCGTCCTATTTTACTGACTAGTCTTACAACTATTGTAGGGATGATTCCATTGTCATTAGGAATTGGAGATGGAAGTGAAGTTTATCAAGGTCTAGGTATTTCTATTATTTTTGGAATGAGTTTTTCTACTTTGTTGACATTAATATTTGTTCCCACAACTTATTATATGTTAACAAGTATATTTTCAAAAAAATTATAA
- the miaB gene encoding tRNA (N6-isopentenyl adenosine(37)-C2)-methylthiotransferase MiaB — protein sequence MKKASIITYGCQMNVNESAKIKKIFQNLGYDVTEEIDNADAVFLNTCTVREGAATQIFGKLGELKALKEKRGTIIGVTGCFAQEQGEELVKKFPIIDIVMGNQNIGRIPQAIEKIENNESTHEVYTDNEDELPPRLDADFGSDQTASISITYGCNNFCTFCIVPYVRGRERSVPLEEIVKDVEQYVKKGAKEIVLLGQNVNSYGKDFKNGDNFAKLLDEICKVEGDYIVRFVSPHPRDFTDDVIDVIAKNDKISKCLHLPLQSGSSQILRKMGRGYTKEKYLALVDKIKSKIPGVALTADIIVGFPGETEEDFLDTIDVVQKVSFDNSYMFMYSIRKGTKAATMDNQIEEAVKKERLQRLMEVQNKCSFNESSKYKDKIVRVLVEGPSKKNKEVLSGRTSTNKVVLFKGNLGLKGQFVNVKINECKTWTLYGEIT from the coding sequence GTGAAAAAGGCATCAATCATCACTTATGGATGTCAAATGAATGTAAATGAAAGTGCAAAGATAAAGAAAATTTTTCAAAATTTAGGATATGATGTTACAGAAGAAATTGATAATGCAGATGCAGTCTTTTTAAATACTTGTACAGTAAGAGAAGGTGCAGCAACACAAATATTTGGTAAATTAGGAGAATTAAAAGCACTTAAAGAAAAAAGAGGGACTATAATAGGAGTTACAGGTTGTTTTGCACAGGAGCAAGGAGAAGAACTTGTAAAAAAATTTCCAATAATAGATATAGTTATGGGAAATCAGAATATAGGAAGAATACCCCAAGCAATAGAAAAAATAGAAAATAATGAAAGTACCCACGAAGTATATACAGATAATGAAGATGAATTACCACCAAGACTAGATGCTGATTTTGGCTCAGATCAAACAGCCTCTATTTCAATCACTTATGGTTGTAATAATTTTTGTACTTTTTGTATAGTTCCTTATGTTAGAGGAAGAGAAAGGTCGGTTCCTCTTGAAGAGATAGTCAAAGATGTGGAACAGTATGTTAAAAAAGGTGCAAAGGAAATAGTTTTATTAGGACAAAATGTTAATTCTTATGGAAAAGATTTTAAAAATGGAGATAATTTTGCAAAACTTTTAGATGAAATTTGTAAAGTTGAGGGGGATTATATAGTGAGGTTTGTATCACCACACCCTAGAGATTTTACAGATGATGTCATTGATGTTATTGCAAAAAATGATAAAATTTCAAAATGCTTACATCTACCTTTACAATCAGGCTCATCTCAAATATTAAGAAAGATGGGAAGAGGTTATACTAAGGAAAAATACTTAGCCTTAGTTGATAAAATTAAATCAAAAATTCCTGGTGTAGCTCTGACAGCAGATATTATAGTAGGGTTTCCAGGAGAAACAGAAGAGGACTTTTTAGACACTATTGATGTTGTACAAAAAGTTAGCTTTGATAATTCCTATATGTTTATGTATTCTATAAGAAAAGGAACAAAAGCAGCAACTATGGATAATCAAATAGAAGAAGCTGTAAAAAAAGAAAGGCTTCAAAGATTGATGGAAGTACAAAATAAATGCTCTTTTAATGAAAGTAGTAAATATAAAGATAAAATTGTTAGAGTTTTAGTGGAAGGACCTAGTAAAAAGAATAAAGAGGTTTTATCAGGAAGGACTTCAACAAATAAAGTTGTTCTTTTTAAAGGAAATTTAGGTTTAAAAGGACAATTTGTAAATGTGAAAATTAATGAATGTAAAACTTGGACATTATATGGAGAGATAACTTAG
- a CDS encoding TetR/AcrR family transcriptional regulator, which translates to MPQILKEEIKNRIYKAASKIFYKKGFLKTKMKDISEEAKIPVGLVYTYYKNKEELFDEIVNPIYYYLNLAIEKEEKEEGSALERFKATGEEYVLKLLNQHKSLVILMDKSQGTNHENAKQVFIKILENHIKRQVQKKGIIVEEEILIHILASNFTESLLEIARHYENPDWAKKMLNLVTKCYYEGVNSI; encoded by the coding sequence ATGCCTCAAATTTTAAAAGAAGAAATTAAGAATAGAATTTATAAAGCTGCTTCAAAAATTTTTTATAAAAAAGGATTTTTAAAGACAAAAATGAAAGACATATCAGAAGAAGCTAAAATACCAGTAGGTTTAGTATATACTTATTATAAAAATAAAGAAGAGCTATTTGATGAAATCGTAAATCCAATTTATTATTATTTGAATTTAGCAATAGAAAAGGAAGAAAAAGAAGAAGGTTCTGCATTGGAAAGATTTAAAGCTACTGGTGAAGAATATGTTTTAAAATTACTTAATCAACATAAAAGCCTTGTTATTTTAATGGATAAATCACAAGGTACAAATCACGAAAATGCAAAACAAGTATTTATTAAAATTTTAGAAAATCATATTAAAAGACAAGTTCAAAAAAAAGGAATTATTGTTGAAGAAGAGATTTTAATACATATTTTAGCAAGTAATTTTACAGAAAGCTTATTAGAGATAGCAAGACATTATGAAAATCCAGATTGGGCAAAAAAGATGTTGAATTTAGTTACTAAATGTTATTATGAAGGAGTAAATTCTATTTAA
- the ispG gene encoding flavodoxin-dependent (E)-4-hydroxy-3-methylbut-2-enyl-diphosphate synthase: MDRKTRVVKVGNLKIGGNNPIIIQSMTNTNSADVEATVRQINELEKAGCQLVRMTINNIKAAEAIKEIKKRVNLPLVADIHFDYRLALLAIENGIDKLRINPGNIGSDENVKKVVEAAKQKNIPIRIGVNSGSIEKEILKKYKKPCVDALVESAMYHIRLLEKFEFFDIIISLKSSNVKMMVEAYRKISSLVDYPLHLGVTEAGTKFQGTVKSAIGIGALLVDGIGDTLRVSLTENPVEEIKVAKEILKVLDLSNEGIEIISCPTCGRTEIDLIGLAKQVEKEFETEKNKFKIAVMGCVVNGPGEAREADYGIAAGRGIGILFKKGEIVKKVSESDLLEELKKMINEDLEDKKN, translated from the coding sequence ATGGATAGAAAGACAAGAGTTGTAAAAGTTGGAAATTTAAAGATAGGTGGAAATAATCCTATAATTATACAATCTATGACTAATACAAACTCAGCTGATGTAGAAGCAACTGTAAGACAAATAAATGAATTAGAAAAAGCAGGTTGTCAACTTGTTAGAATGACAATAAATAATATTAAAGCAGCAGAGGCAATAAAAGAAATTAAAAAAAGAGTTAATCTTCCTTTGGTTGCAGATATACATTTTGATTATAGGTTAGCACTTTTAGCTATTGAAAATGGTATTGATAAATTGAGAATCAATCCAGGAAACATTGGTTCAGATGAAAATGTAAAAAAAGTGGTTGAAGCTGCAAAACAAAAAAATATTCCTATTAGAATTGGAGTTAATTCTGGTTCAATAGAAAAAGAAATTCTAAAAAAATATAAAAAACCTTGTGTAGATGCTTTGGTTGAAAGTGCTATGTATCATATTAGATTACTTGAAAAATTTGAATTTTTTGATATAATAATATCGTTGAAATCAAGTAATGTAAAAATGATGGTGGAAGCATACAGAAAAATTAGCTCACTTGTTGATTATCCATTACATTTAGGAGTTACAGAGGCAGGAACAAAATTCCAAGGAACAGTGAAATCAGCAATAGGTATAGGAGCCTTATTAGTAGATGGCATAGGAGATACTTTAAGAGTTTCTTTAACTGAAAATCCTGTGGAAGAAATAAAAGTAGCCAAAGAAATTTTAAAAGTTTTAGATTTATCTAATGAAGGTATTGAGATAATATCTTGCCCTACTTGTGGAAGAACAGAGATAGATTTAATAGGACTTGCAAAACAAGTTGAAAAAGAATTTGAAACTGAAAAAAATAAATTTAAAATAGCTGTTATGGGTTGTGTTGTAAATGGACCAGGAGAAGCAAGAGAGGCTGATTATGGTATTGCAGCAGGTAGAGGAATAGGGATATTATTTAAAAAAGGTGAAATAGTAAAAAAAGTTTCTGAAAGTGATTTATTGGAGGAATTGAAAAAAATGATAAATGAAGATTTAGAAGATAAAAAAAATTAA
- a CDS encoding flavodoxin, giving the protein MKTVGIFFGTTGGKTQEVADIIAAQLGDAQVFDVANGVAEMEVFDNIIMASPTYGAGELQDDWASVIDEVADMDFSGKVVAFVGVGDAAIFGGNYVESMKHFYDAVQPKGAKIVGFTSTDGYDFEASEAVIDGDKFMGLAIDASFDTDEITSKVEDWIENKVKDELL; this is encoded by the coding sequence ATGAAAACAGTTGGTATATTTTTTGGAACTACAGGAGGAAAAACTCAAGAAGTTGCAGATATCATAGCTGCTCAATTAGGAGATGCACAAGTGTTTGATGTTGCTAATGGTGTTGCTGAAATGGAAGTTTTTGATAACATTATAATGGCTTCTCCAACTTATGGTGCAGGAGAATTACAAGATGATTGGGCTTCTGTTATTGATGAAGTTGCAGATATGGACTTCTCTGGAAAAGTTGTTGCATTTGTTGGTGTAGGAGATGCTGCAATATTTGGAGGAAACTATGTTGAATCTATGAAACACTTCTATGATGCAGTTCAACCTAAAGGAGCTAAAATAGTTGGATTTACTTCTACTGATGGATATGATTTTGAAGCTTCAGAAGCAGTTATTGATGGAGATAAATTTATGGGGCTTGCAATAGATGCTTCATTTGATACTGATGAAATCACTTCAAAAGTTGAAGATTGGATAGAAAACAAAGTTAAAGATGAATTACTATAA
- a CDS encoding RNA polymerase sigma factor has protein sequence MDFDNIYEEYFDRVYYKVLSVVKNNDDAEDICQETFISVYKNLSKFREESNIYTWIYRIAINKTYDFFKKRKLEFEINDEVLSLPEDINFDTKVILEEKLKLISEKEKEIVILKDIYGYKLKEIAEIKNMNLSTVKSVYYKALKDMGGN, from the coding sequence ATGGATTTTGATAACATTTATGAAGAATATTTTGATAGAGTTTACTATAAAGTTTTAAGTGTTGTCAAAAATAATGATGATGCTGAGGATATTTGCCAAGAAACTTTTATAAGTGTATATAAAAATTTAAGTAAATTTAGAGAAGAAAGTAATATATATACTTGGATATATAGAATTGCAATTAATAAAACATATGATTTTTTCAAAAAGAGAAAGTTAGAATTTGAAATAAATGATGAAGTTTTGTCTTTACCAGAGGATATTAATTTTGACACAAAGGTAATTCTTGAAGAGAAATTAAAATTAATTTCTGAAAAAGAAAAAGAGATTGTTATTCTTAAAGATATTTATGGATATAAATTAAAAGAGATTGCAGAGATAAAAAATATGAATTTATCAACTGTGAAATCTGTTTATTATAAAGCACTTAAAGA
- the rho gene encoding transcription termination factor Rho: MDILNKLLLKDLQEIAKVMEIETTAGQKKDDLKRLISHSLEENNTVLAYGTLDTAPEGFGFLKETTLGKNIYMSASQIKRFKLRRGDQVLGEVRNPIGEEKNFAIRRVLKANDNDLAALESRVPYEELIPTYPTEQFKLGLEQDNISGRILDLISPIGKGQRALIIAPPKAGKTTFISSIANALIDGKQNAEVWILLIDERPEEVTDIKENVKGATVFASTFDDDPKNHIKVTEEIIEKAKMKVEDGENVVILLDSLTRLSRAYNIVMPSSGKLLSGGIDPTALYHPKNFFGAARNIKNGGSLTIIATILVDTGSKMDEVIYEEFKSTGNCDIYLDKQLAEFRIFPAIDITKSGTRKEELLLNKNQIDDVWNLRRLLNDYDNKISATSALIKAIKTTRNNDELLAHLPKVLYK, translated from the coding sequence ATGGATATTTTAAACAAACTTCTTTTAAAGGATTTACAAGAAATAGCAAAAGTTATGGAAATAGAAACAACAGCAGGTCAAAAAAAAGATGATTTAAAAAGATTGATATCACATTCTCTTGAAGAAAATAATACAGTTCTTGCTTATGGGACATTAGATACAGCTCCAGAAGGCTTTGGTTTCTTAAAAGAAACTACATTAGGTAAAAATATCTATATGTCTGCCTCACAAATAAAAAGATTTAAACTTAGAAGAGGAGATCAAGTTTTAGGTGAAGTTAGAAATCCCATAGGAGAAGAAAAAAACTTTGCTATAAGAAGAGTTTTAAAAGCTAATGATAATGATTTGGCAGCATTAGAAAGTAGAGTTCCTTATGAAGAATTAATCCCAACTTATCCAACAGAACAATTTAAACTTGGATTAGAACAAGATAATATTTCTGGAAGAATATTAGATTTAATATCTCCAATAGGGAAAGGACAAAGGGCATTAATAATTGCACCACCAAAAGCGGGAAAAACAACCTTTATAAGCTCTATTGCTAATGCTTTAATTGATGGAAAACAAAATGCTGAAGTTTGGATATTATTAATAGATGAAAGACCAGAAGAAGTGACAGATATAAAGGAAAATGTTAAAGGAGCAACAGTTTTTGCTTCAACATTTGATGATGATCCTAAAAATCATATAAAGGTAACAGAGGAAATAATTGAAAAAGCTAAAATGAAAGTTGAAGATGGAGAAAATGTAGTGATTTTACTTGACTCTTTAACTAGACTTTCAAGAGCATATAATATTGTAATGCCATCAAGTGGAAAATTACTTTCAGGGGGAATAGACCCAACAGCACTATATCACCCAAAAAACTTTTTTGGTGCAGCAAGAAATATAAAAAATGGTGGAAGTTTGACTATTATTGCAACAATTCTTGTTGATACAGGAAGTAAAATGGACGAAGTTATTTATGAAGAGTTTAAATCAACTGGAAATTGTGATATTTATTTGGATAAACAATTAGCTGAATTTAGGATTTTTCCAGCTATTGATATAACTAAATCAGGAACAAGAAAAGAAGAATTGCTTCTTAATAAAAATCAAATAGATGATGTTTGGAATTTAAGAAGATTATTAAATGATTATGATAATAAAATTAGTGCAACCTCAGCATTAATAAAAGCTATAAAAACAACTAGAAACAATGATGAATTATTAGCACACTTACCAAAAGTTTTGTACAAATAA
- a CDS encoding peptidoglycan DD-metalloendopeptidase family protein — MKRIVRKTMGYTLILAIVVFSFRLYMISSKEVFDNDLFTDYFQVDEAGNGGLELTTSNFTTFEKEYNFVKEEVVEKKEEKPPVPQKIAEKITYRVEKKDTVQSVAKKFGVKPETIMINNQTAMDNKLKVGEVLTFPSIDGLYYKLQKNETLAKVAKKYGVRVVDIVDYNNINPKKLKAGTTLFLKGVTLKKYKDVEARLVAAQQAKEEEKRERAKKGKGKKGGAAAPPPDTTGGGDDGGTPVSHSEEGFAFPVRYAGVTSPFGNRFHPVLKRYILHTGVDLVAKYVPLRASKAGVVTFAGNMSGYGKIIIIKHDNGYETRYAHLSVISTNVGEHVNKGDLIGKTGNSGRTTGAHLHFEIRHNGVPKNPMKYLQ; from the coding sequence ATGAAAAGAATTGTTAGGAAAACAATGGGCTATACATTGATTCTAGCTATTGTTGTGTTCTCTTTTAGACTATATATGATTTCCAGTAAAGAAGTATTTGATAATGACCTCTTTACTGATTATTTCCAAGTAGATGAGGCTGGAAATGGAGGATTGGAATTAACTACAAGTAACTTTACTACTTTTGAAAAAGAATACAATTTTGTAAAAGAAGAAGTAGTGGAAAAGAAAGAAGAAAAACCACCAGTTCCACAAAAAATAGCTGAAAAAATAACATACAGGGTAGAAAAGAAAGATACTGTACAGTCTGTTGCAAAGAAATTTGGTGTTAAACCAGAAACAATTATGATTAATAATCAAACTGCTATGGATAATAAATTAAAAGTTGGAGAAGTTTTAACTTTCCCATCAATAGATGGACTTTATTATAAACTTCAAAAAAATGAAACACTTGCAAAAGTTGCTAAAAAGTATGGAGTAAGAGTTGTAGATATTGTTGATTATAATAATATTAATCCTAAAAAATTAAAAGCTGGAACAACTTTATTCTTAAAGGGTGTAACATTAAAGAAATATAAAGATGTTGAAGCAAGACTTGTAGCTGCTCAACAAGCAAAAGAAGAGGAAAAGAGAGAAAGAGCTAAAAAAGGTAAAGGTAAAAAAGGAGGGGCAGCAGCTCCACCACCAGACACAACAGGTGGAGGAGATGATGGAGGAACACCAGTTTCACATTCAGAAGAAGGATTTGCTTTCCCTGTTAGATATGCAGGTGTAACTAGTCCATTTGGAAATAGATTCCACCCAGTTTTAAAAAGATATATCCTACATACAGGTGTTGACTTGGTTGCTAAATATGTTCCACTTAGAGCTTCTAAGGCAGGAGTTGTAACTTTTGCTGGTAATATGAGTGGATATGGAAAAATAATAATAATTAAGCATGATAATGGATATGAAACTAGATATGCTCATTTAAGTGTCATTTCAACTAATGTTGGAGAACATGTAAATAAAGGTGATTTAATAGGAAAGACTGGAAATTCAGGTCGTACAACAGGAGCACATTTACACTTTGAAATTAGACACAATGGAGTTCCTAAAAATCCTATGAAGTATTTACAATAA